A single window of Streptomyces sudanensis DNA harbors:
- a CDS encoding tautomerase family protein, whose translation MPHVSVKHWPRTFTDAEKARLVTELTETITGVFGCDPGSLSIAVEAVEPSRWTDEVHVPEIEGRTHLLWKRPNYTQPIPTDPTPEGTR comes from the coding sequence GTGCCGCACGTCAGCGTCAAGCACTGGCCCCGTACGTTCACCGACGCCGAGAAGGCCCGACTGGTCACCGAGCTGACCGAGACGATCACGGGCGTCTTCGGCTGCGACCCGGGCTCGCTCTCGATCGCCGTGGAGGCCGTCGAACCGTCCCGCTGGACGGACGAGGTGCACGTACCCGAGATCGAGGGCCGCACGCACCTGCTGTGGAAGAGACCGAACTACACGCAGCCCATCCCGACCGACCCCACGCCCGAAGGAACCCGATGA
- a CDS encoding pseudouridine-5'-phosphate glycosidase, whose protein sequence is MSTTIPLVFTEEVREALHEGRPVVALESNVITHGLKYPHNAETAHRVEAAVRKGGSVPATICIEDGAVRVGMTEQDIERFASEPGIPKVSSRDLPVVLARGGRGATTVASSLVAAELAGIPFFSSAGLGGVHRGAETTMDVSSDLIQLTRSKVAVVCAGAKMILDLKLTMEYLETQCVPVISYGSDDFPAFYCASSGVKSPHRIDDEDLIAKVVALHWAAGHPGGVVLTTPPREEDAVDSAEAEAAIADALVQAERDGVTGQGLTKYLMHAVDRATGGRTAQANMAVLISTAEVGGRMAAAYARHLADRA, encoded by the coding sequence ATGAGCACCACCATCCCCCTCGTCTTCACGGAAGAGGTCCGCGAGGCCCTGCACGAGGGCCGCCCGGTCGTCGCGCTGGAGTCCAACGTCATCACGCACGGCCTGAAGTACCCGCACAACGCCGAGACCGCCCACCGGGTCGAGGCCGCGGTCCGCAAGGGCGGTTCGGTCCCGGCGACGATCTGCATCGAGGACGGCGCGGTCCGCGTCGGCATGACCGAGCAGGACATCGAGCGGTTCGCGTCCGAGCCCGGCATCCCGAAGGTCTCCAGCCGCGACCTGCCCGTCGTCCTGGCGCGCGGCGGGCGGGGCGCCACCACCGTGGCGTCCTCGCTGGTGGCCGCGGAGCTCGCCGGCATCCCCTTCTTCTCCTCCGCCGGCCTGGGGGGCGTCCACCGCGGCGCCGAGACCACCATGGACGTCTCCTCCGACCTGATCCAGCTCACCCGCTCCAAGGTCGCGGTGGTGTGCGCCGGGGCGAAGATGATCCTGGACCTGAAGCTGACCATGGAGTACCTGGAGACGCAGTGCGTCCCCGTCATCTCCTACGGCTCCGACGACTTCCCCGCGTTCTACTGCGCCTCCAGCGGCGTGAAGTCGCCGCACCGCATCGACGACGAGGACCTGATCGCGAAGGTCGTGGCCCTGCACTGGGCCGCCGGCCACCCCGGCGGCGTGGTCCTGACCACCCCGCCCCGGGAGGAGGACGCGGTGGACTCCGCGGAGGCGGAGGCCGCCATCGCCGACGCGCTCGTCCAGGCCGAGCGGGACGGCGTCACCGGCCAGGGCCTCACCAAGTACCTCATGCACGCGGTCGACCGCGCCACCGGCGGGCGCACCGCGCAGGCCAACATGGCCGTCCTGATCTCCACGGCCGAGGTGGGCG